The Spirochaetaceae bacterium DNA segment GGGCGTCTTGCGGGCGTCCTTGTCCCACGCGCGGTTGCGCTGCGCGTCCAGGTACCACGGCAGGCCGCGGGACAGCGCCAGCACGAACATCAGGATGTGGTGCGAGATGTGGTCGGAGTAGATGCCGCGCGGGTTGCAGATGACCAGCGGGTGTTCGATCAACTCCCGGTAGTAGTAGCCGTAGAACGGCCCGGCGTCCGGGTTCTGCACCCAGGCGAGCTTCTCGGCGACGGCCAGGGCGGCCGGGGACACCCAACCGTAGACCGCATCGGCGTCACGGATCGCCTCCAGCGCCTCCTCGTCGGTCTCGGGCGAGGTTACGTGAAACTCGGGAACAGCCTCTGCCAAGCGGGCGGCGAGCATCCGCCGCCCGTCGTCCTGCGGCGGCATGAATACGAACTTCGGCACGTATGGAGCCTCCTTTCGCGGGTACCGTAGCCCGTTTCCGGGAAACGCACACGCTCGCGGGGGCCTCACCAACGACCCGGCAGCCGGTTTGGCAGGCGCCGGTACCCTACTTCCGTTCCAGTTCCAGGAGGCGCTGCTTGCGCCACAGGCCGCCGCCGTAGCCGGTCAGGGCGCCATTGCCGCCGACCACCCGGTGGCAGGGAATGACGACGGCGATCGGGTTGGCGCCGACCGCGCGGCCCACCGGACGGGCGGCGCGCGGTCGCCCGATCTCGGCGGCGACACGTCCGTAACTCCAGGTGTCGCCGTGGGGGATCCGCAGCAACGTGTCCCACACCAGCCGCTGCAGCTCGGTGCCGGCTGGTCGCAGGGGCAGCTCGAAACAGCGCCGCCCGCCGGCGAAGTACTCGGCGATCTGCTCCGCGGCCCGGTCGATCGGCGGTTCCCGGCCCGGCACCAGGGTGGCATCCAGACGCTTGCACACGCGGCGGAGTTGCCCTGCGAGGCGGTTCGGATCGGCGAACTCGGCCAGACACAGCGTGCCGCCGACGGCACCGAGCATCATCACGCCCAGCGGAGTGTCCACCGGAGCCACCGCCAGCAGCGTGGAGCCGCCCGTGGCGCCGGGCGAAGTCCCGACCAGGTTGCGGATCGCGTCGCTGAACCCGCTCAGCGACTCG contains these protein-coding regions:
- a CDS encoding methylated-DNA--[protein]-cysteine S-methyltransferase, encoding MVEAMPPRDEMLAAFNSRDGSYDGLFVAAVRTTGIFCRCSCPARKPEPRNVEFFATAGTALAAGYRPCLRCRPLDPGGAAPAWLSALLADLERDPRRRWTDADLAAAGLRPEAVRRWFRRRFGMTFHGYARARRLAAAVGDLQQGVPVTDAAFDHGYESLSGFSDAIRNLVGTSPGATGGSTLLAVAPVDTPLGVMMLGAVGGTLCLAEFADPNRLAGQLRRVCKRLDATLVPGREPPIDRAAEQIAEYFAGGRRCFELPLRPAGTELQRLVWDTLLRIPHGDTWSYGRVAAEIGRPRAARPVGRAVGANPIAVVIPCHRVVGGNGALTGYGGGLWRKQRLLELERK